From Arachis stenosperma cultivar V10309 chromosome 2, arast.V10309.gnm1.PFL2, whole genome shotgun sequence, one genomic window encodes:
- the LOC130961573 gene encoding mitochondrial inner membrane protease ATP23-like — protein MAQIPSSPHGLQGVKTVEEVQAMIQKSFRLPMVKFLRQRLAKAGCPVSDNFFKASECKGAHGTGGFVPGSGVLVCSNYMRIQDEVDQVVIHELINAFDDCRAVNIDWSDCAQQACSEIRAGHLSGDCHFKRELLRGHMKLRGHEPECIKRRVLKSLSSNPNCAGSAAEDSMEAVWDICYNDTKPFDRAP, from the exons ATGGCACAGATACCTTCTTCTCCTCATGGTTTACAGGGTGTCAAAACGGTCGAGGAAGTCCAAGCTATGATTCAAAAGAGTTTCCGAc TTCCAATGGTGAAATTCTTGAGGCAACGCCTGGCAAAAGCTGGGTGTCCTGTGAGTGACAATTTTTTCAAGGCTTCTGAGTGCAAAGGGGCGCATGGCACTGGTGGTTTTGTACCTGGTTCTGGG GTACTTGTATGTAGCAACTATATGCGAATTCAAGATGAGGTCGACCAGGTGGTAATTCATGAACTCATTAATGCATTTGATGACTGTCGTGCTGTCAATATAGACTGGAGTGATTGTGCTCAGCAAGCTTGTAGTGAG ATACGAGCTGGTCATCTATCTGGTGATTGCCATTTCAAGCGGGAACTACTTCGTGGTCATATGAAATTAAGAGGGCATGAACCG GAATGTATCAAAAGAAGAGTTTTGAAATCTCTGTCTTCGAACCCCAATTGTGCTGGTTCAGCTGCCGAAGATTCTATGGAAGCTGTATGGGATATTTGTTACAATGATACAAAGCCATTTGACAGAGCTCCTTGA